A stretch of Patescibacteria group bacterium DNA encodes these proteins:
- a CDS encoding CvpA family protein, with the protein MTSFFDFLTFDFVLLIVLLGFVGWGFGHGLIRAVGGIIGIIIAAFLASHYYLWLADIIDGLFGSFQGLARIVSFTLIFLVVGRLFGYVVLLIERAFDILAFLPFLKSINRLAGALFGFIFGVLVLGTLLYVIGKYSQWTTLNDAAATSQLAQYVLSSSAILRPLFPDALRQLQSYF; encoded by the coding sequence TCGTCCTCCTCGGATTTGTGGGGTGGGGATTTGGGCACGGCTTGATTCGAGCGGTCGGCGGCATCATCGGCATCATCATTGCCGCCTTTTTAGCTAGTCATTACTATCTATGGTTGGCTGACATCATTGATGGTTTATTCGGTTCGTTTCAAGGCCTCGCGCGCATTGTCTCTTTTACCCTTATCTTCCTTGTGGTTGGAAGATTGTTTGGCTATGTGGTTCTCCTCATTGAAAGAGCGTTTGATATTTTGGCATTCTTGCCATTCCTCAAAAGCATTAATCGATTAGCGGGCGCACTTTTTGGTTTCATTTTTGGAGTGCTCGTTCTCGGTACCTTACTGTATGTCATTGGAAAGTATTCACAGTGGACGACGTTAAACGATGCGGCCGCGACTTCGCAGTTAGCTCAGTACGTTTTGTCATCGTCCGCAATTCTCCGACCACTTTTCCCTGATGCCCTTCGACAGTTACAGTCGTATTTCTAA
- a CDS encoding TatD family hydrolase, giving the protein MLFDSHAHPHFSAYQNDSDEVIRRALDADVGMLLVGTQQDTSAAAVAVAERYNNVWAAIGLHPIHTTDGYFDPNEETSAELIGGTFKRRAETFDATSYRALAASSKKVVAIGEVGLDYYRLEGDMATQACIKETQRRVFAEQIALAAELNLPLAIHCRDAHGDVFAMLRDAQAKNPKVRGVIHCFTGTPAEAEQHRSLGFLISFSGIVTFAREWDEYIRSLPLDAFLVETDSPYLAPKPYRGKRNEPRYVAETVAHIASLRGELVEVVANATTQNAEKLFGVRLAAL; this is encoded by the coding sequence ATGCTTTTTGATTCACACGCTCATCCTCATTTTAGCGCCTATCAGAACGATTCAGACGAGGTTATTCGTCGGGCGCTGGATGCCGATGTTGGCATGCTACTGGTTGGTACGCAGCAAGATACCAGTGCAGCGGCCGTTGCCGTTGCCGAGCGTTACAACAACGTCTGGGCAGCCATCGGGCTCCATCCGATTCATACAACCGATGGCTATTTTGATCCGAATGAAGAAACGAGTGCTGAACTGATTGGCGGCACATTTAAGCGGCGAGCCGAAACCTTTGACGCGACCAGTTACCGCGCCTTAGCCGCATCCTCAAAGAAAGTAGTTGCTATTGGCGAGGTGGGGCTCGACTACTACCGCCTAGAAGGGGATATGGCTACGCAAGCATGTATCAAAGAGACGCAGCGGCGGGTATTTGCCGAGCAAATTGCTTTGGCCGCAGAGCTCAATTTGCCACTCGCTATTCACTGTCGTGATGCACATGGGGATGTCTTTGCGATGCTCAGAGATGCCCAAGCGAAAAATCCTAAAGTGCGGGGTGTTATTCATTGTTTCACTGGTACGCCGGCAGAAGCTGAGCAGCATCGCTCCCTTGGTTTTCTCATATCTTTTTCAGGGATTGTGACGTTCGCCCGTGAATGGGATGAGTATATTCGTTCACTTCCGCTCGATGCCTTTCTTGTTGAGACAGACTCTCCCTATTTAGCGCCGAAACCATACCGAGGGAAAAGGAATGAACCCCGCTACGTTGCCGAAACAGTTGCACATATTGCCAGCTTGCGAGGAGAGCTGGTGGAAGTGGTAGCCAACGCAACTACGCAGAACGCTGAAAAATTATTTGGCGTTCGTTTGGCGGCTTTATAG